The stretch of DNA CAATTCACATGACGTACAGTAAATATGCAATAAAACAAGAGAATGGTTGTATAATAGTCAATCGTTTTTTGTAGGAAACACACCTTTgttatactatacattaaatataaagCCACAAGTGACATTGTAGCTTAGTTCAAcacaattatatttttttttatgtacagagAAATGTAAACAGCCAAGAAACGATCACATAATCCCCTGCACAATCTTAAAATGGCAGGTATTTTGTTGAAAaagctgggtttttttgtttccagtctGTTGAGGCGAGCTCTGACGCTGCAGGTGGTatagttatttttatattttcactACGGCCTACATCACTCTGACGGAATCTCTAACAGTGATACACGATATCAAAAATGTACTGCGATACAGAGAATATTCAACATACACCAGTGAATACATCTGACGTGCTATCTCAGCTAAGGCACAAAGGGAAAAAGTGCAGAGAGGTCACTTCACTGGATCCCACCTGAACAGAACTGCTCTAGAGGATGAGGTCTGAGGTTCGCTGGTGCAAAGTGGGTCGCATACATTATGTTTCTGCTATAAAGTCAGTGACTGTTCTCTGCCTCGCCGCCACAGGAGCAGAACCCTGAAAGCTGCAAACCATGAAGTCCATCACTCGAAGACTCCGAGGAAGacgatgagtgagtgagaggaggaggaggaggaggccggtGACGCCACACAAAGTCAAGGCAAGGCAGGGAAGTGTCTGTCAAAAGatatttgaaattgaatattcATAAAAATGCAATATGCAATATgcctatatatatgtatatacatatatctcaAGTTTGTatgtgcatttttattattatttgcactataaaacaacaaaaaatcaagTTTTAAAAGAAGGGTTTCTTGTGCTTTAATGAATTGATGAGTGCATAGATGAACGGATGAGAAAATGAACGGATGCTCGGtcagggttgtgtgtgtgtgtgtgtgtgtacctcgcGCGGTGATTCCCAGCGGACTCACACGGGAGGTTTGGTTAGTCCGACGGAGAGGCCGACGACCAGTGCGACGACAGCGATCAGGATCAACAGTGCAAAGGCGAGAATGATGCATTTCTGTGGATTTTTAGAGAGGAGGTCGTTACGTCAACTATGAATGCAAAGAGCAACTGGGCCACACGTCACGATGAGTGAGGAGCACGTTACCCTTCGGGACTTCTTCTGGTATCGCACTGCTTTTTTGGTCTCTTCCTTTGCACGACAAATGTATTCAGCTGCGTTGGTGACGTTATTCTCTATGTTGTTGACCATGTCCCCCTGTAAGTCAAAGGATCACAGTTATCTTATATACTAGGGTCGAGGACAAAGGTTTAGCCCTTAGAACACATTTAGAACACTTTTTTTCAACAGAAGAATCAATCTAGAGTgtcttgtatcctttttttcagcacaatctataggcaatctgatgaaaaaggtttgttttcttccattttcaccaactatataaacacacctgagcaaaaagtgctACGTTTGTGTAAAAATCGGATTGGATTTGTGAAATTTCACTTCACTTGGCAAGTTTTAAAGAGATAAAGTATatattaaagataaaataaagagaaaacagtCTAATTTTGCGAACTCTGCACAATCATCACTTGATTTTGGTCTTATATGCGatacaaaatgaatcataactttgtctcaacgacacataagaagacaaaaaaatggaTCAGTGCTGTGTTAGCACTAAGAGTGACTTTAGTATcataaattcatttttattgtgaactatatattgcTCCATTCCAACAcagatacttttattttgaaattctgagaAAATCTATCATGACAATTGCTTCCCCACCGAGCATTTACAAAGGattatcttattatttttttgaagtaATTTTGCAAGTAGCTGAGTATAAAATGTAGACAATACTAAATGTTAAACAGCCCATTGTTTTCTACTGCTATCATGCTGTCAATGACACtttattgatgtatttatttatttattttaggccCAATTAAGAAATGAATATATCAAATAAAGGATGAGATTTTACGCCCGCCGTTGTTACCTGAGACTCGACCAGCATGGCCATGTCCATGAACATGGTGTGAAGCTCTCGGATGCTCGACTCCAGGCGAATTATGTCCTGGTGACGCGACTCTATCTCGTCCACGGCCTGACGTGTGATCTGGGAATCGGAAATGATCTAAGGGAGCGAGTTAGATGAATCCaggttaaattaaataaatggatcAGAAAACACACTTGCAACACACCTTTCCacccactagatggcagtaacGGCTACGGGAGAGTATGGGAAAACTTACATCAGATGTGAATATTGATGGATTTCCGCTTTCTAACATGTCCTCCAGCTGCTCGTTGGTTGTCACCCTTCCAGctgaatgaaaataattaattattcaattattacgTTTTGGTTTACATAGGAAGAAATTAACCTTTTAAGAAAATGTAGTAGatcattaaagaaaaaacacattgggCTGTGTCTAAAactaaaagttttgttttttattgttattattattagtaatagtagtagtagtattacaGGAAGACAGAGGCACAAAACAACTTCACTAATTTACAGACCTAAGATATAATATTGATAAAATTGTTCATtctaaagtgaaataaaatacagaacGATAAAGAATATTCAGTATAATATCCCCTGTTTAATAATCCCTCGTCTGGCCAGTAACTGTTGATGCACTGATTGagcagacagaaaacagaaagttATCTGTTATTCACCCCCGGGGACGTGGCCACAAACACTGCACTGcctcacccccccaccccacccccactgCTGTAAAGACAGTGTTACATTAACGTACGCTTTAGTGATTCTAAATAATAAGGCGTTAAATTAGTGTCCAGAGGAGCCCGGCACCTCTTATTACCGAGAGAAACAGCTGCTGAAACTCTACAAAACGAAAAAGAAGCTTTCTCTTCCTGCAGCCGTGCTTCCTGTTGTACAGCGCCCTCCCCTGGGGAGACGGCGCTCTGTGCAGGTGCTCGGTGTATGTCGCACACCTATTGTTATGGCTATTCCTCAGGGAGAGCGAGAGACGTgcacagtgaaacacagcacAGGGACGGCTCATGGACAGGCGACGGGCACCCAAACTGTATCACTTGTAAACGAACGGCGTGCACAGTGTGGCCGTGTCAAATACAGGTGAGCGACGGTCGCACAGGCCGCTGAGCCGTTTCCCaggtgacacaaacacagcccaGGTATCAGGCTCTTCTGCCTGCAGTGTGGAGGAGAACTGGAGCCTCTCATTAATGCCAGGCCGCAGGGGACTGTGGGAGACGGTCCTATTTTTGCCTTTCACTACAGTCTCATGTTACTCACACATGCATAATACAATGCACCTGATACACACATGAAACGTCAGATTGGCAGAGCGAGAATTTGTCCGGCTACAGAACGCGCGTTAGATAATATATAACCGAGCATGAATCTCAATATGCAATCTGATGGGTGTATGTTCCTGACAGACGTTTAGTTGTCCCACTGCAGGGAAGTTGACAACGTTAcagtaaaggtaataaataataaacgtgcatttagagctgaaacaattcaacgattattaatcgattcactaaattaatcgacaactattttgacaatcaatGAACcgctttttcatgattaaaacaacatttccgattgtttaagagtcttaaatgtgagtattttcttcgtttctttactctggagaacaaagaaattattcacAGCGAatgatttttggtttgtggacaaaacaagacgtttgagaacgtcatcattcccaggtttgacaaacaccgctcaacattttttaaggtcttctgatattttatggaccgaacGATCGATTGAGAAAATAACCGACAGCTTATCGACagtcagttgcagctctacatgcATTCAACATCAAGGAGTATACAAATATAGCAGCTTATgagatattaaaataataaaacacagaatagcTTAATATTTGCAGTGTAAATATTGTCTGGGATGGGACGATGCGACGATAACGATGTCTCTACAGACACTGATATCAGTCCCATGCAAACCGCGGCGCTGTTAgcgacacatttgtgccatttcgagctattttcaaagacacaatcctCCAATATTCTCTTCCCATAACGCAGAAACAATCAGCCAACCGCAACACGACTCGGCTCCGTCTGTGCAAAGTGAAGTAAGTGATCTACAGGACTGTGTCGGATTTCACAGTTTTATCTGTCAGacatccgatccagtgattttgaccagtaatCAGCTCGATACGGACGCTgagtatcggctcatccctaatgTCAATGCCGTAATCTACACGTAATCTAGTCAGTACGTAACCTATAAACTGATCAACTGTTTTCTTGTCCTGGTGCCGTTGTTAGGTTTGAGTCCATAGACGCAGGGAGGAAACTGTGTTTCCTGGACCTGGTCCCAGCGGCGTCTCTGGGTTTCACGTGTCACACTTTTATccctagattttttttttttcatagccATGTTTTGCCAGTGCCGTTATTTCCTTAAGCGTCTGGAACTGTTGCCTAAATATGGGCCACAATGTGTGGGGGGCCACCCCTCCAGGGGGGTCCGTTATTTGTCACTCACTTATCTCCAGCTGTCTCTGGATCCTTCCTTTGCTTCTCTCCCGGAAGAACACTTGCGTCTCGTTGTACTGGGTCATGACCTCCACAAACTTTCTGGACAGCACTGTGTGCTGAGGACGAGGGAGAGAGCGTAGCACAGAGGATGAAGAATAAATGATATtacagggaactacggtggcctttcgagaccagaaaggatgttaaTCGTCTTTGTTTGTGGAGTAAATCCACTTGGGCTTGATGTGGAAACACAATCTGGTGGCCTGTGTGAATCCAGACCCTTGCTTAAAGCACATATAAAAGGCTGATTGTAAGCATACAAACTGGATTTATCCACGCACATATCCCTCTAAATCTCCATGTGCGCTGTACCTGCGTTTTCTGGATCCTGAAGTCGACAGAAGACCGGTTCGTTTCATCATCCTTGGGCATACTTTGCTCCATggctacagagagagagggggagagtcATGGTACAGCGTTACACAACAGCTGACCACATGGCattgttgtgttatgttgttttttcttttttacgaGGGAAAAATCCACTGACATTTGAGTTTGGTTCGCACCACGTTGGCGTTGCCCTTGATATCGTTGGTCAGCGCGTAGAGTTGATCCTTTGTTCcttcaaaaatacacaaacagaagACGACGTCAGTCTGGGTTTGTTTTTGaagagaatgaaaagaaaagaaggaaaaaaacactctcaGGGAGCCTCCCTCCTGTAAATATTGGATTTACTGTAACTTCATCACGTAACTAGGCAACGACCCCGTAGCAATAATGCAGCGATCACAAAGCGCAGGCCTTTTGTTACCATCTCTGGTGACCGGTACAACGACGCCGATCACAAATCACTGTAACACTTTTACATCAAACACAACCACGGACTGTGTTACCGTAAATAAAGAGGTCACGTCCTatacacagctttttttttgtggaagcAGCTTCTGTTTTGCCAGAaaagattttactttttttctcacttatCTCCAGAAACAATTGCAAATGACCACAATAGAGTTTTTCAGGGGGCAAAATTGTTTCTTTCACAGGTTTCCGGTCGtcagtcatttatttacaatgagGAGGAAGTGTGGCGTTTGTTGTGGTTTTACTGCCACAGTGTGCCACAAAAGTCAAACTCCAACCTTACAATTACACAATAGGCTACATTTTGCAGTGTTAAATCGACACTGAAAGAGTTAAATTACCACTGTGTCCGAGTGTATTTGGTCCTTATTCCAGAACTGGTGTTAAATTAACTCTTTCTACTCCATCTGTTGTTGTAATAACTCTGAAAGAGTCATTGAACTTTATCTTTTAACTGAAATGTATCAACAAcgttacatttattattttactagtGTTTATTTAACAGGAACAGtcatatatatagagagagaaaggcaCTTTTATCTGCTAATTTCAAATCTATCCAATCTGTTTACATCtaagtattattattgtccTTAAATGTAAGTAATACAACTGTTTCTGTCCTCTTCTGTCACCATCTCCTTTCCTCACCTTCCCCACACTCTCCCTGTAAAAAGCCTCACCCTTTCAGGCTCTATGTAACGTCTCCCCCTcactatataaaataaaatgctgtagTATAGTTACTGTACATACAGATACAAAATAGCAACACAACTTATTTCCCACTTACTGTCATCAGGGTTGGGTGCAGTCAGGATCATGCTGTGTGtcttcctcacctcctccacttGATGGGAGATCTTATTAATGAGTCCTCTGACTTCTTCCACCTGCAACGGATGCAACAAAGAAGTCAAGAAatagcacaaaacaaacaaacaaacgaaagGTATTAGATGTGTACCCACCCTCCTGAAAAAGCCCTCCATGAAGCCATC from Solea solea chromosome 8, fSolSol10.1, whole genome shotgun sequence encodes:
- the stx2b gene encoding syntaxin-2, coding for MFVMKDRLAELNVSRTQADEDVAVTVDRDGFMEGFFRRVEEVRGLINKISHQVEEVRKTHSMILTAPNPDDRTKDQLYALTNDIKGNANVVRTKLKSMEQSMPKDDETNRSSVDFRIQKTQHTVLSRKFVEVMTQYNETQVFFRERSKGRIQRQLEITGRVTTNEQLEDMLESGNPSIFTSDIISDSQITRQAVDEIESRHQDIIRLESSIRELHTMFMDMAMLVESQGDMVNNIENNVTNAAEYICRAKEETKKAVRYQKKSRRKCIILAFALLILIAVVALVVGLSVGLTKPPV